From a single Paenibacillus sp. FSL R5-0345 genomic region:
- a CDS encoding cytochrome c biogenesis CcdA family protein: MNSPTIAVALIAGVLSFLSPCIFPLIPSYVSHLTGSFVQDNKINVEKKLLLTRSISFILGFSVVFVVMGASASFIGQFFAGNREVVEKISGLLIIVFGLQMAGILSLRFLMVNKKWGNTGTSKKGNLRSFVLGLAFGSGWTPCVGLALSSILLLAGSTETMYSGMFLLFVYSIGLGIPFLLLSIMLTYSLGILKKINRWLPLLSVINGWILVVMGLLLFTGQLQKLSAYFAQFTVFTY; this comes from the coding sequence ATGAATAGTCCAACAATAGCTGTTGCTCTTATAGCAGGGGTGCTTTCTTTTCTTTCTCCGTGCATATTTCCACTGATTCCGTCCTATGTATCTCATTTGACTGGATCCTTCGTACAAGACAACAAAATCAACGTAGAGAAAAAACTACTCTTAACAAGATCCATCAGCTTTATTCTAGGTTTCAGTGTAGTATTTGTCGTTATGGGAGCATCTGCTAGCTTCATTGGTCAATTTTTTGCGGGAAATAGAGAAGTGGTTGAGAAAATAAGTGGTCTGCTTATCATTGTTTTTGGATTGCAAATGGCCGGAATTCTATCACTTCGTTTTCTCATGGTAAATAAGAAATGGGGCAATACAGGAACATCAAAGAAGGGCAATTTACGCTCTTTTGTTTTGGGACTAGCCTTTGGTTCAGGATGGACTCCCTGTGTAGGACTAGCATTATCCTCCATATTGTTGCTAGCTGGATCGACAGAGACGATGTATAGCGGAATGTTTTTATTATTTGTTTATTCCATCGGATTAGGGATTCCTTTCCTGTTGTTATCCATCATGTTGACTTATTCGTTGGGAATCTTAAAAAAAATTAATCGTTGGTTACCCTTGCTATCCGTCATTAACGGCTGGATCCTCGTTGTTATGGGCTTGTTGTTATTCACGGGGCAATTGCAGAAATTAAGCGCGTACTTCGCCCAGTTTACAGTATTTACTTATTAA
- a CDS encoding sulfite exporter TauE/SafE family protein codes for MDITFIVVIFLIGFIGSFVSGMLGVGGSIIKYPMLLYIPPLFGIAAFTAHQVSGISAIQVLFASIAGVWAYRKGGYLNKSLIIYMGGSILLGSFIGSFGSSYLSEQSVNVVYGILATVAAVMMFIPKKQIDDIPLDKVTFNKTLAVVLALIVGVGSGVVGAAGGFLLVPIMLVVLKIPTRMTIATSLAITFISSIGGSIGKLMTGQVDYWPAIIMVIASLLAAPLGAKVGKKMNTKALQAILAILILATAIKIWIDLF; via the coding sequence GTGGATATCACATTTATTGTTGTTATATTTTTAATTGGTTTTATCGGCTCATTCGTATCAGGAATGCTTGGCGTTGGAGGATCGATTATTAAGTACCCAATGCTCTTATATATCCCACCACTATTTGGAATAGCAGCCTTTACAGCACATCAGGTTTCAGGTATTAGTGCGATACAAGTATTGTTTGCATCAATTGCTGGCGTTTGGGCTTATCGTAAAGGTGGCTACCTCAATAAGTCACTGATCATCTATATGGGTGGATCTATATTACTTGGAAGCTTTATTGGTAGCTTTGGTTCGTCGTATTTATCAGAGCAGTCTGTAAATGTTGTATATGGGATCCTCGCTACAGTCGCGGCAGTTATGATGTTCATACCTAAAAAACAAATAGATGATATTCCATTGGATAAAGTAACATTTAATAAAACTTTAGCCGTAGTTCTAGCGTTGATTGTTGGTGTAGGGTCTGGTGTTGTTGGAGCTGCAGGTGGATTCTTACTTGTGCCCATTATGCTGGTTGTGCTTAAAATTCCAACGCGGATGACGATTGCAACGAGTTTAGCCATTACTTTTATCTCCTCAATAGGAGGAAGTATTGGTAAGTTAATGACAGGACAAGTCGATTACTGGCCAGCAATTATTATGGTTATTGCTAGTCTTCTGGCGGCACCACTGGGAGCTAAAGTCGGTAAAAAAATGAATACGAAAGCTTTACAAGCTATCTTAGCAATTTTGATTTTAGCTACTGCTATTAAAATATGGATTGACTTATTCTAA
- a CDS encoding sulfurtransferase TusA family protein, translating into MKVDKIIDAKGLACPMPIVKTKKAMDSVASGEVVEIHVTDKGALSDFPAWANAGGHTILEQSEDAGVFKFYIKKA; encoded by the coding sequence ATGAAAGTCGACAAAATAATAGATGCAAAAGGACTAGCATGTCCTATGCCAATCGTTAAAACAAAAAAGGCAATGGATTCCGTTGCTTCAGGTGAAGTAGTAGAGATTCATGTGACGGACAAAGGTGCACTTTCAGATTTTCCAGCTTGGGCAAATGCAGGTGGACATACTATTTTAGAACAATCAGAAGACGCTGGTGTATTCAAATTTTATATAAAAAAAGCGTAA
- a CDS encoding MBL fold metallo-hydrolase has product MTVMKWTAADVARKVIENQSLFILDVRNADAFEDWKIEGHQFEYLNIPYFELLDGVEGILPQIPTDRDILVVCAKEGSSIMVAEMLNEASAALSVSYLEGGMKSWSSYLEPIKVADLSGSGELYQFVRLGKGCLSYMVISEGEAALIDAVRFTDVFTSFAEEKNVKIKHVFDTHLHADHISGGRSIAEATGATYYLPSKDAEEVVFDYTPLEDGLTVQIGASNIDVGALYSPGHTIGSTSFVVDDKYLLTGDILFIDSIGRPDLAGLAEDWVGDLRETLYRRYRELAEDLIVLPAHFMIIDELNEDGTVAKRLGDLLSENHGLNIEDESEFRSIVTDNLPPQPNAYQQIRQVNMGKITPDYDEQTEMEIGPNRCAVR; this is encoded by the coding sequence ATGACAGTAATGAAATGGACAGCAGCAGATGTTGCTCGTAAAGTAATTGAAAATCAATCATTATTCATTTTGGACGTACGTAATGCAGATGCATTTGAAGACTGGAAAATTGAAGGACATCAATTCGAATATCTTAATATTCCTTATTTCGAATTATTAGATGGTGTAGAGGGTATTTTACCTCAAATTCCAACCGACAGAGATATATTAGTTGTTTGTGCTAAAGAAGGCTCCTCGATTATGGTGGCTGAAATGTTGAATGAAGCGAGTGCTGCTCTATCTGTTAGTTATTTAGAAGGCGGTATGAAATCTTGGAGCAGTTATTTAGAGCCAATAAAAGTAGCTGATCTTTCTGGTAGTGGTGAATTATATCAATTCGTACGTCTTGGAAAAGGTTGTCTTTCCTATATGGTAATTTCTGAGGGTGAAGCAGCACTTATTGATGCCGTCAGATTTACGGATGTATTCACAAGCTTTGCAGAAGAAAAAAATGTAAAAATAAAACACGTATTCGATACGCATCTACATGCTGATCATATTTCAGGCGGGCGTTCTATTGCAGAGGCTACGGGTGCAACATACTACTTACCTTCGAAAGATGCAGAAGAAGTCGTGTTCGATTATACACCTCTTGAGGATGGATTAACGGTTCAAATCGGTGCTTCTAACATTGATGTAGGTGCACTTTACTCGCCAGGTCATACGATCGGATCAACTTCTTTTGTAGTAGACGATAAGTATCTATTGACGGGTGATATTCTATTCATCGATTCCATTGGTCGTCCTGACCTTGCTGGTCTTGCGGAGGATTGGGTAGGAGATCTTCGTGAAACATTATATCGTCGTTATAGAGAACTAGCTGAGGACTTAATTGTTCTACCCGCACATTTTATGATCATTGATGAATTGAATGAAGACGGGACGGTTGCCAAACGATTAGGTGATTTGCTGTCTGAAAATCATGGTTTGAATATTGAAGATGAGAGTGAATTCCGCAGTATAGTAACTGATAATTTACCACCACAACCGAATGCTTATCAACAAATTCGTCAAGTGAATATGGGGAAAATCACTCCGGATTATGATGAACAAACCGAAATGGAAATTGGTCCAAACCGTTGTGCAGTTCGTTAA
- a CDS encoding DsrE/DsrF/DrsH-like family protein, with amino-acid sequence MSNKVAIIASNGGIFDAYKVFNIATAAAASDKEVAIFFTFEGLNLIHKQGMHGLSMPAGKEFMAEGLAKANVPAIPQLVEMAQELGVKFIACQMTMDVMSLTKDDFVDGIEVGGAVTFLEFAKDAAPSLTF; translated from the coding sequence ATGTCAAACAAAGTAGCAATTATCGCAAGTAACGGTGGTATATTCGACGCCTATAAAGTATTTAATATCGCAACAGCAGCAGCAGCTTCAGATAAAGAAGTAGCTATTTTCTTCACATTTGAAGGGCTAAATTTGATTCATAAGCAAGGAATGCATGGGCTTTCCATGCCAGCTGGTAAAGAATTTATGGCCGAAGGATTAGCTAAAGCGAATGTTCCAGCGATTCCTCAATTAGTTGAAATGGCACAAGAGCTGGGTGTAAAATTCATTGCTTGCCAGATGACTATGGATGTTATGAGTCTAACAAAGGATGACTTTGTAGATGGTATTGAAGTGGGTGGAGCCGTTACATTCCTTGAATTTGCCAAAGATGCCGCTCCATCATTAACTTTTTAG
- a CDS encoding sulfurtransferase TusA family protein, translating into MAVKADVMLDAKGLACPMPIVKTKKAMNNLEEGQILEVQATDKGSKADLAAWSETVGHQYIGTTEDGDVLFHYIRKCSNDAMVEKTHEQIIDNEELVSRAANGGYILDVREEAEYAFGHIEGANSIPMGELESRMNELDKNQEIYVVCRTGKRSDLAAQKLANHGFEKVYNVLPGMTGWTGDLTTSI; encoded by the coding sequence ATGGCAGTTAAAGCGGATGTTATGTTAGATGCAAAAGGTCTAGCATGTCCAATGCCAATCGTGAAAACGAAAAAGGCAATGAACAATTTAGAAGAGGGTCAAATATTAGAGGTGCAAGCGACAGATAAAGGATCTAAAGCCGATCTTGCAGCTTGGTCAGAAACTGTTGGTCATCAATATATTGGTACAACAGAAGATGGAGATGTGTTATTTCATTACATTCGTAAATGTTCAAATGACGCAATGGTAGAAAAGACACATGAGCAGATCATAGATAATGAAGAGTTAGTTTCGCGTGCAGCAAATGGTGGATATATTCTGGATGTACGTGAAGAGGCAGAATATGCATTTGGTCATATTGAAGGCGCAAATTCAATACCAATGGGTGAACTTGAATCTCGTATGAATGAGCTTGATAAAAATCAAGAAATATATGTGGTTTGTCGTACTGGCAAACGCAGTGATCTCGCAGCACAAAAGCTTGCAAACCATGGATTTGAAAAAGTGTATAACGTCTTGCCAGGTATGACAGGTTGGACTGGCGACTTAACAACATCAATATAA
- a CDS encoding rhodanese-like domain-containing protein, whose amino-acid sequence MKEITVQEVQESIKNGEKLNLIDVREVAEVQEDHIPGIINIPLGLLEFRLQELNKNTPYIIICRSGGRSGQATEFLTYHGYDATNMVGGMLAFKGNVE is encoded by the coding sequence ATGAAAGAGATTACCGTTCAAGAAGTTCAAGAAAGCATAAAAAATGGGGAAAAGCTAAATCTAATCGATGTTCGTGAGGTTGCTGAAGTACAAGAAGATCACATTCCTGGAATTATCAATATTCCATTAGGTTTACTTGAGTTTCGCTTACAAGAGTTAAACAAAAACACACCATATATTATCATATGTCGTTCAGGTGGACGTAGTGGGCAAGCTACAGAATTTCTAACTTATCACGGCTATGACGCTACAAATATGGTCGGTGGTATGCTGGCCTTTAAAGGTAATGTTGAATAG
- a CDS encoding rhodanese-like domain-containing protein: MEAAIVIGILMLFIIWRKLPSKGVKRITAQQLKTILTDKDKVFIDVRTPGEYSGRHIVQFKNVPLGSDLSKLPRGKDIVVICQSGMRSNQACKQLKKLGYDNVTNVHGGMNAWKG; encoded by the coding sequence ATGGAGGCAGCAATTGTTATTGGTATCCTCATGTTATTTATTATTTGGCGCAAGTTACCATCAAAAGGCGTAAAGAGGATTACTGCCCAGCAGCTGAAGACGATATTAACTGACAAAGATAAAGTATTCATCGATGTTCGAACTCCAGGTGAATACAGTGGTCGTCATATAGTCCAGTTCAAAAATGTTCCACTTGGTTCTGACTTGTCAAAGTTACCTAGAGGTAAGGATATAGTCGTCATTTGCCAAAGTGGAATGCGAAGTAATCAAGCATGTAAACAATTAAAGAAATTAGGATACGATAACGTTACTAATGTCCATGGTGGCATGAATGCGTGGAAAGGATGA
- a CDS encoding DsrE/DsrF/DrsH-like family protein, whose translation MEKKRTTIVLFSGDYDKAMAAYIIANGAAAYDHEVTIFHTFWGINAVRKQSPVEVKKGFLEKMFGMMMPRGAEQLSLSKMQMLGMGPKMIKHVMKKHNTLTLTQLIDMAQEQEIKLITCTMTMDLLGLQKEELLDGVQYAGVAAYLADAENGNVNLFIG comes from the coding sequence ATGGAAAAGAAAAGAACGACGATTGTATTATTTAGTGGAGACTATGATAAGGCGATGGCTGCTTATATTATTGCAAATGGTGCTGCGGCTTATGATCATGAAGTAACCATCTTCCACACATTTTGGGGAATTAATGCAGTGCGTAAACAATCACCCGTTGAAGTGAAAAAAGGATTTTTAGAAAAAATGTTCGGTATGATGATGCCACGCGGCGCTGAACAACTAAGCCTTTCCAAAATGCAAATGCTTGGTATGGGTCCGAAAATGATCAAGCATGTCATGAAAAAGCATAATACGTTGACATTAACACAACTCATTGATATGGCCCAGGAGCAAGAGATTAAGCTAATAACCTGTACGATGACGATGGATTTATTGGGTTTACAAAAGGAAGAATTATTGGATGGTGTTCAGTATGCGGGTGTAGCAGCATATCTGGCTGATGCAGAAAATGGAAATGTCAATCTATTTATCGGCTAA
- a CDS encoding metal-sensitive transcriptional regulator, with protein MTYDSKVINRVKRMEGQIRGILRMMDEGKNCKEVITQLSAVRSGLDHTIGVIVSENLVECVQNAEGDQSIMNDSIQEAVNLLVKSR; from the coding sequence ATGACATACGACAGCAAAGTGATAAATCGTGTCAAACGTATGGAAGGTCAAATAAGAGGCATCTTACGTATGATGGATGAAGGTAAAAATTGCAAAGAAGTCATTACACAACTTTCCGCTGTAAGATCTGGATTAGATCATACGATTGGTGTCATTGTAAGTGAAAATCTTGTAGAATGTGTGCAAAACGCGGAAGGCGATCAATCTATAATGAATGATTCTATTCAAGAAGCAGTTAATCTACTCGTAAAAAGCCGATAA